In the genome of Sesamum indicum cultivar Zhongzhi No. 13 unplaced genomic scaffold, S_indicum_v1.0 scaffold00233, whole genome shotgun sequence, one region contains:
- the LOC105179894 gene encoding mavicyanin-like gives MAKLIAFVLLLLISPAAYAATTHTVGGLRGWNTGVKYDDWASEQTFATGDSLLFIYDISHTVDEVTEADYQSCSSANPINSYPSSPTTVPLNATGTRYFICPRSNHCSQGMKLTVTVSADGSSPPPSGGASPSPPSGSPETPGTPPSTPSSPPPPAGGGAASILGGRNSLMVGFSLVLAAVVGIMG, from the exons atggcCAAACTCATTgcctttgttcttcttctactCATCTCTCCGGCGGCCTACGCCGCCACCACGCACACCGTCGGGGGCTTGCGTGGGTGGAACACTGGCGTCAAGTACGACGATTGGGCTAGTGAACAAACTTTTGCAACCGGAGACAGTCTTT TGTTCATCTACGATATCAGTCACACGGTGGATGAAGTAACCGAAGCTGACTACCAGAGTTGCAGCAGTGCGAATCCCATAAATTCCTATCCGTCCAGCCCCACCACCGTCCCCCTGAACGCTACCGGCACTAGGTACTTCATCTGCCCAAGGTCTAACCACTGCTCTCAAGGTATGAAACTGACTGTCACCGTCAGTGCGGACGGAAGCTCACCACCGCCCTCTGGCGGGGCCAGTCCATCACCTCCATCGGGGTCTCCAGAAACTCCAGGGACACCACCTTCTACTCCGTCTTCTCCACCGCCGCCGGCTGGTGGTGGTGCGGCCAGCATTTTGGGCGGCAGAAACAGTTTGATGGTTGGATTTTCACTGGTTTTGGCTGCGGTGGTGGGAATAATGGGCTAG
- the LOC105179893 gene encoding RGG repeats nuclear RNA binding protein A-like, whose protein sequence is MATLNPFDLLGDDDAEDPSLLIAAQQQKNEPKAPSVKPAAAKQPPSQNKSVAAQPKLPSKPLPPSQAVREAKSESARGGRGGGRGYGRGRGGPFRDSTNNENSYGNREIQVGQGAPDEADAGKPFERRGGYGGPRGAFRGGRRGGFSNGEVGEGDRDRLRRPFDRRSGTGRGNEMKREGAGRANWGTHTDELAEVTEEVVNEGEKSLNVEKPSGDEDPPADGDKEAATTEVEEKPEDKEMTLEEYEKLLEEKRKALQALKTEERKVDVKEFETMQQLANKKANDDVFIKLGSDKDKKKELAEKEERAKKSVSINEFLKPAEGEAYYNRGGRGRGRGRGSRGGYTGGSKMGNAEAPAIEDPGQFPTLGGK, encoded by the exons ATGGCAACACTGAACCCGTTTGATTTGCTAGGTGACGATGATGCTGAGGACCCATCGTTGTTGATTGCTGCTCAGCAGCAGAAGAACGAGCCCAAAGCTCCATCGGTTAAGCCTGCGGCGGCCAAGCAGCCGCCGTCGCAAAATAAGTCGGTTGCTGCGCAGCCTAAGCTCCCATCCAAGCCTCTTCCCCCATCTCAGGCTG TCAGAGAGGCAAAATCTGAATCTGCACGAGGTGGCCGTGGTGGTGGCCGTGGATATGGGCGTGGTCGTGGTGGGCCCTTTAGAGACTCAACCAACAATGAGAATTCATATGGCAACAGAGAAATACAAGTTGGTCAAGGTGCTCCTGATGAGGCTGATGCTGGGAAACCTTTTGAAAGGCGTGGTGGATATGGTGGACCTCGTGGTGCTTTCCGTGGTGGTCGCCGAGGTGGCTTCAGCAATGGAGAAGTTGGAGAAGGTGATCGCGACCGTCTTCGTAGGCCATTTGATCGTCGTAGTGGAACTGGGCGCGG AAATGAGATGAAAAGAGAAGGAGCTGGCAGAGCGAACTGGGGAACGCATACTGATGAACTGGCTGA AGTGACAGAGGAAGTTGTTAATGAAGGTGAAAAATCTCTGAATGTGGAGAAGCCCTCAGGAGATGAGGATCCTCCAGCGGATGGAGACAAGGAAGCTGCAACTACTGAAGTTGAAGAGAAACCTGAGGATAAG GAGATGACACTGGAAGAGTATGAGAAGCTTCTGGAGGAGAAAAGAAAGGCGCTGCAGGCTCTTAAAACTGAGGAAAGGAAGGTTGATGTGAAAGAGTTTGAAACCATGCAACAACTTGCAAACAAGAAGGCTAATGATGATGTATTCATCAAATTG GGCTCTGATAAGgataaaaagaaagagttggctgagaaagaagagagagcCAAAAAG TCTGTCAGCATCAATGAGTTCTTGAAGCCTGCTGAGGGTGAGGCCTACTACAATCGTGGCGGTCGTGGTAGGGGCCGTGGTCGTGGTTCTAGAGGAGGTTATACTGGAGGCAGTAAAATGGGCAATGCTGAAGCACCTGCAATTGAAGATCCAGGCCAGTTCCCTACTTTAGGTGGGAAGTGA
- the LOC105179896 gene encoding bax inhibitor 1 isoform X2: MCFRMVYLCLLGASVSFALGCYFCPGLTSERLFTVFATFVIIFCLYKTSPWQENRRICLLLTGAFFGGASFAPCFTWLLGVDTGFVVASIWGASVGFCCFVASSMWTMRFDLVYYVALLLCSPLVLIGLLSASAVFGGDSARWTFQLHAGLLWFMVYVAVYSQEVVLKARSGDVDYVKHAITLITDFPAVIVHVMKLLKRQVG; the protein is encoded by the exons ATGTGTTTCAGGATG GTCTACTTATGTCTGCTTGGTGCTTCAGTAAGTTTTGCCTTAGGATGCTATTTCTGTCCTGGTCTGACTAGTGAAAGACTTTTTACCGTATTTGCAACCTTTGTGATCATCTTTTGCCTCTACAAAACATCCCCATGGCAAGAG AACAGAAGGATCTGCCTCTTACTTACTGGTGCATTTTTTGGAGGGGCTTCATTTGCTCCTTGTTTTACCTGGCTCCTTGGTGTGGATACAGG TTTTGTAGTTGCTTCGATTTGGGGTGCTTCTGTGGGCTTTTGCTGTTTCGTGGCATCATCCATGTGGACAATGCGCTTCGATCTCGTCTATTACGTAGCTCTGCTCCTCTGTAGTCCTCTGGTCCTGATAGGATTGCTTAGTGCTTCAGCTGTTTTTGGTGGCGACTCAGCGCGTTGGACGTTTCAG CTACACGCAGGGCTTCTGTGGTTTATGGTGTATGTGGCAGTGTATAGCCAGGAGGTGGTGCTAAAAGCTCGTAGTGGAGATGTCGATTACGTGAAGCATGCAATTACCCTCATCACCGATTTTCCTGCTGTCATTGTTCAT GTGATGAAATTACTGAAGAGACAGGTTGGGTGA
- the LOC105179896 gene encoding bax inhibitor 1 isoform X1, translating into MRFSALRRRAVNAARNYFHREWDMHAVINFDEVAPFIRRHLVQVYLCLLGASVSFALGCYFCPGLTSERLFTVFATFVIIFCLYKTSPWQENRRICLLLTGAFFGGASFAPCFTWLLGVDTGFVVASIWGASVGFCCFVASSMWTMRFDLVYYVALLLCSPLVLIGLLSASAVFGGDSARWTFQLHAGLLWFMVYVAVYSQEVVLKARSGDVDYVKHAITLITDFPAVIVHVMKLLKRQVG; encoded by the exons ATGAGGTTCTCTGCGTTGAGACGCCGTGCAGTTAATGCAGCAAGGAACTACTTTCACAGGGAGTGGGACATGCATGCTGTGATAAACTTCGACGAGGTCGCGCCGTTCATCCGACGCCACCTGGTTCAG GTCTACTTATGTCTGCTTGGTGCTTCAGTAAGTTTTGCCTTAGGATGCTATTTCTGTCCTGGTCTGACTAGTGAAAGACTTTTTACCGTATTTGCAACCTTTGTGATCATCTTTTGCCTCTACAAAACATCCCCATGGCAAGAG AACAGAAGGATCTGCCTCTTACTTACTGGTGCATTTTTTGGAGGGGCTTCATTTGCTCCTTGTTTTACCTGGCTCCTTGGTGTGGATACAGG TTTTGTAGTTGCTTCGATTTGGGGTGCTTCTGTGGGCTTTTGCTGTTTCGTGGCATCATCCATGTGGACAATGCGCTTCGATCTCGTCTATTACGTAGCTCTGCTCCTCTGTAGTCCTCTGGTCCTGATAGGATTGCTTAGTGCTTCAGCTGTTTTTGGTGGCGACTCAGCGCGTTGGACGTTTCAG CTACACGCAGGGCTTCTGTGGTTTATGGTGTATGTGGCAGTGTATAGCCAGGAGGTGGTGCTAAAAGCTCGTAGTGGAGATGTCGATTACGTGAAGCATGCAATTACCCTCATCACCGATTTTCCTGCTGTCATTGTTCAT GTGATGAAATTACTGAAGAGACAGGTTGGGTGA
- the LOC105179897 gene encoding ubiquitin-conjugating enzyme E2 28-like, protein MASKRILKELKDLQKDPPTSCSAGPVGEDMFHWQATIMGPQDSPYTGGVFLVTIHFPPDYPFKPPKVAFRTKVFHPNINSNGSICLDILKEQWSPALTISKVLLSICSLLTDPNPDDPLVPEIAHMYKTDRAKYEQTARSWTQKYAMG, encoded by the exons ATGGCGTCGAAAAGGATCCTCAAGGAGCTAAAGGATTTACAGAAAGATCCCCCTACTTCTTGCAGCGCTG GACCTGTTGGTGAGGATATGTTTCACTGGCAAGCAACAATAATGGGTCCTCAAGACAGTCCTTATACAGGGGGGGTTTTTCTAGTCACTATACATTTCCCCCCTGATTATCCATTCAAACCTCCAAAG GTCGCATTCAGGACAAAAGTGTTTCACCCAAATATAAACAGCAATGGCAGTATTTGCCTTGATATCTTGAAGGAGCAATGGAGCCCTGCTTTAACTATTTCAAAG GTTTTGCTCTCAATTTGTTCACTTTTGACGGACCCAAACCCTGATGATCCCTTGGTGCCTGAAATAGCTCATATGTACAAGACGGACAGGGCCAAATACGAGCAAACTGCTAGGAGCTGGACCCAGAAGTATGCTATGGGGTAG
- the LOC105179906 gene encoding protein DOWNY MILDEW RESISTANCE 6, whose amino-acid sequence MAAKRDTSSGSFTSAMALSEMGLSGVPKRYILPQPQRPAINQRPHCPTTALPVIDLSLLDNPSLRPQVIEQVREACKELGVFQVINHGIQISFTDDALDVAEEFFNLPNEKKMCLASTDVQAPVRYGTSLNHLNDKVQYWRDFIKHYSHPITTWINMWPSEPSSYKTKMGNYAKAAHILHKKLMEVVLESLGLRPDYLQKDTEEGSQVMAVNCYPACPEPNLALGLPPHSDYGSLTIILQNQQGLEIKDSNGEWQSVSLIKEALVVQLGDQLEVLSNGRYKSVIHRAILNSMKQRLSIASLHSMAINKKVIPAPELVDEQHPLSYKEGSFGDFLHFIQDNDILEGRYIDTLKKKPQTGCTKKTAHQAHENVISHSSG is encoded by the exons ATGGCAGCAAAGAGAGATACCTCATCAGGTTCATTCACAAGTGCAATGGCGCTTTCAGAAATGGGCCTGAGTGGTGTTCCCAAACGTTACATACTTCCCCAGCCACAACGCCCTGCCATTAACCAGAGACCTCATTGCCCCACGACAGCATTGCCAGTTATAGATCTTTCCTTGTTAGATAACCCTTCTCTTCGACCCCAGGTGATAGAGCAGGTGCGTGAGGCCTGCAAGGAACTTGGAGTTTTTCAG GTGATCAACCATggaattcaaatttcattcaCAGATGATGCCCTAGATGTTGCTGAAGAGTTCTTCAATTTGCCAAATGAGAAAAAGATGTGTCTTGCTTCTACTGATGTTCAAGCACCTGTAAGATATGGCACCAGTCTAAATCACCTCAATGATAAGGTTCAGTATTGGAGAGACTTTATCAAACACTACTCTCACCCAATCACAACTTGGATCAACATGTGGCCATCAGAACCATCAAGTTACAA GACGAAAATGGGAAACTACGCAAAGGCTGCACACATCTTGCATAAAAAGTTAATGGAAGTAGTGCTTGAGAGCTTAGGTCTGAGACCAGACTACTTACAGAAAGACACTGAGGAAGGCTCACAAGTCATGGCCGTAAATTGTTATCCTGCTTGCCCAGAACCAAATCTAGCACTGGGCCTGCCCCCACACTCAGACTATGGATCATTGACTATCATACTCCAAAATCAACAGGGCCTAGAAATCAAGGACAGCAATGGAGAATGGCAATCTGTGTCGTTGATCAAGGAGGCCCTGGTAGTTCAGCTGGGAGATCAATTGGAGGTGCTAAGCAATGGCCGATACAAAAGTGTTATCCATCGGGCAATCCTTAACTCAATGAAGCAGCGTCTTTCAATTGCTAGCCTTCACAGTATggcaataaataaaaaagtaataccAGCTCCAGAACTTGTGGACGAGCAACATCCATTGTCCTACAAAGAAGGCAGCTTTGGAGACTTTTTGCACTTCATTCAAGATAATGACATCCTAGAAGGAAGATACATAGATACATTGAAAAAGAAGCCACAGACAGGGTGTACGAAGAAGACAGCGCACCAAGCACATGAGAATGTGATTAGTCATTCTTCTGGATGA
- the LOC105179895 gene encoding uncharacterized protein LOC105179895 (The sequence of the model RefSeq protein was modified relative to this genomic sequence to represent the inferred CDS: added 3 bases not found in genome assembly) has protein sequence MQSPCVDACKTYSSSLFQRGSPLPQFLGNQVDYRSNSSFSTRRYSSYPCISCNLNEKSDPHADNRGRPSQNFRVNCSRGKVRAKGKENVWSIDNEMVKIEKEKERMRRRKKRGGKRVTNVNRKGDGVLVSGSMLMEVETVLQTQEPVIRPAWYTFTSSVSGIWKGVGAVYSPITAEMEPIETGSRDENLFDCYTLSHIEVLPSTSGAQSSQIRRKINWVTLNPYGEAQKNGGGLGNKNRDASFVKETSGRKSTGHSLPKIESFDFGRSDVMEEDVMGMEPGLVFFEDGSYSRGPVDIPIGEFDESNYYLSPTFKFEQCLVKGCHKRLRVVHTIEFSNGGSDIQIMRVAVYEEEWVSPANIPDSSELELDLMPFSQRKRVQPSELTGSWKVFEVSATPIYGEDMIMEESNSTPYVYLCTETLKKRSLPENLVYFGEEEMLDMQDVAVLWLPGGVTAYVDVNKEGILCIGVGWYSEEGINLVMERDYGLDGKLKEVRWKSEMKRRWNNPPPM, from the exons ATGCAATCACCATGCGTAGACGCTTGCAAAACCTACAGCAGTAGCCTCTTCCAAAGAGGCTCTCCCCTGCCGCAATTTCTTGGAAATCAGGTGGATTACCGCTCCAACTCCTCTTTTTCGACCCGTAGGTACAGTTCTTATCCTTGTATTTCGTGCAATTTGAACGAAAAGAGTGATCCCCATGCTGACAACCGAGGAAGACCAAGCCAGAATTTCAGAGTTAATTGTAGTAGGGGTAAAGTGCGGGCGAAGGGGAAGGAGAATGTGTGGAGTATCGACAACGAGATGGTGAAAATTgagaaggagaaggagagGATGAGGAGGCGGAAAAAAAGGGGAGGGAAGAGAGTGACGAATGTGAATAGAAAAGGTGATGGGGTTCTGGTCTCTGGTTCGATGTTGATGGAAGTTGAAACCGTTTTACAGACACAG GAACCAGTTATTCGGCCTGCATGGTATACCTTTACAAGTAGTGTCAGTGGGATATGGAAGGGCGTAGGAGCTGTATATTCTCCAATCACTGCAGAAATGGAGCCAATTGAGACTGGCAGCAGGGATGAAAACTTATTT TGCTATACCTTATCCCATATTGAGGTGTTGCCATCTACTTCTGGGGCTCAAAGTTCTCAAATAcgaaggaaaataaattgggTTACACTGAATCCTTATGGTGAAGCTCAGAAGAATGGAGGTGGTCTTGGAAATAAAAACCGAGATGCATCTTTCGTCAAGGAAACATCTGGCAGAAAATCAACAGGTCACAGTTTGCCAAAAATTGAATCTTTTGACTTTGGAAGAAGTGATGTGATGGAAGAAGATGTTATGGGGATGGAACCTGGTCTTGTTTTCTTTGAG GATGGATCTTATTCCAGAGGCCCAGTGGACATTCCAATCGGTGAATTTGACGAGTCTAATTATTACCTGTCCCCAACTTTCAAGTTTGAGCAA TGTCTGGTTAAAGGTTGTCACAAAAGACTGCGTGTTGTGCATACAATAGAATTCAGTAATGGGGGTTCCGATATCCAAATAATGAGGGTTGCTGTTTATGAAGAAGAATGGGTGAGCCCAGCCAACATACCTGACTCCAG TGAGTTGGAGCTGGACTTGATGCCATTTTCTCAGAGGAAAAGAGTCCAACCATCAGAGCTGACCGGCTCCTGGAAGGTGTTTGAGGTAAGCGCCACACCGATATATGGTGAAGACATGATAATGGAGGAAAGCAACAGCACACCTTATGTGTACCTCTGCACAGAAACCCTTAAAAAGAGAAGCCTGCCGGAGAATCTTGTTTACTTCGGTGAGGAAGAGATGCTGGACATGCAAGACGTCGCAGTCCTCTGGCTGCCTGGAGGTGTGACTGCCTACGTTGATGTAAACAAGGAAGGCATCCTCTGTATAGGCGTTGGCTGGTACTCGGAGGAGGGAATCAACCTTGTAATGGAAAGGGATTATGGATTAGATGGGAAACTTAAGGAGGTTAGATGGAAATCAGAGATGAAGAGAAGATGGAATAACCCTCCCCCTATGTAA